In Stenotrophomonas lactitubi, the genomic window AACGCACCTGCAGGTCGTGGAAGGTGTTGGAACCCACCTTGCGGCTCGGCTGTGCATCGGTATACGGCGAAACGAAGTCGGCCATGTTGCAGTCCGGGCCACCGCCCAGATCGTACGAGCAGGCTTCCTTCATGCCCGAGTAATAACGGGCGGTCCAGCCGATGCCCAGGTTGCCGTACTGCCAATCCAGGTTGACGGTCGAACGCACGCGGAAGTCACCCGCCCAGCCCACGCGCTGCTCCACCGGGGTGGTGGCGGCGCTGTCGTTGCGCTGCTCCAGGTAGTCGGTGTAGGTGGTGTTCCAGTTGATGGCGAACTTGCCGTACGCGGTTTCCGGCAGGCGGTAACGCACGCCGATGTCATAGCCGGCGGTTTCGCGGTAGCCGGCGTTGACCAGCGAGCGATCCAGCGCCGAGACCTGGCCACGGGTGGCCGCAGCGGTGGAACGGGTGAAGCGACCGCAGGCCGAATCCACGCCCTGCACGTAGCACTGGTTGAGGATGTCGGTGGCCGACTCGCCGACGATGGCGTTGTCGATGCGGATCTTCCACCAGTCCAGGCTGACGTCCAGGCCCTGCACGAATTCCGGGCTGTAGACCAGGCCGACGGTCCAGGTCTTGGCGGTTTCCGGCTTCAGTTCCGGGTTGGAACCTGAGTTGAAATCGGAGGTGGCCTGCTGGCCCGGGCGGTTGGCAAGGTTACCGTCCGAACCGGTCTGCTGACGGAAGTTGGCGGGCACGTTCAGCGCCTGGCAGCGTGCTGCCACGGTCGGGCTGCTGGCGGCGATGCCGAACTTCGTATCGCACGGGTCGGTGAACGAATCGCGGCTGGAAACCGCGCCGCCGTAGAGATCGTCCACGGTGGGTGCACGGAAGCCGGTGCCGTAGGTGGCGCGCACCAGCAGGCTGTCGATCGGCTTCCACTTCAGGCCGAACTTGCTGTTGGTGGTCGAACCGAAGGTGTTGTAGTCGGTGTAGCGACCGGCCAGGTCCAGCGACAGCTCGCGGGCGAAGGCCATGTCGGCCAGCAGCGGCACCTGCATTTCCAGGTAGACCTCGTTGAGCGAGTAATCGCCACGGGTCGGCTGGCCGGTGGTACCGGCGATCTGGCCCTTCTGCACCATCAGGTCCGGGGTGTAGCTGGCTTCTTCGCTGCGGTGCTCGAAGCCCATCGCACCCATGATGTCACCGGCCGGCAGGGTGAACAGCGAGCCGGAGATGTTGGCGCTGGCGACCTTGGTGGTGCTGCGCATCTTGTCGACGAAGCGGGTGAACAGGTAGTCCTGCACGTCCTGGTTGCCCAGCGAGCCCGGGCCGGTGTAGCCCATCGGTGCAGCGGGATTCCACGGCACGCAGCCGGCGATCACCGCACCCGGCGTACCGCAGCGGGCAACGCCGCCGTCCATGAAGGACGGGCCGACGGCCAGGTTGACGTGCGGCTGGTACATGCTGCCGGTGCCAACGCGCTCGCCTTCATTGCGGTTGTACATGTAGCTGACGTTCCAGTCCCAGTAACGCGAACCGGTTTCGAAGCTGCCTTCCAGGCCGAGGCTGGCACGCTTGGTTTCCAGCGTGTTCTCGGTACCGCGCGGCAGCTCTTCGGTGCGGTGCGAGAACAGCACGTCCTGGCCCCACTTGTTGAAGGTGCTGTCCTTGGACAGGGCAGCGCGGGTGCCGTTGCGCGACTGCGCAGCCGAGACCGAGTACGGGTAGCCGGCCAGGTGCTTGGTCGACTCGCGCTTGCTGTACAGCGCGTCGGCGACGATGCGCAGGTTGTCGGTGATCGAGAAGCCGCCGTTGGCGAACACCGAGGTGCGCTCCAGGCCGCTCAGCAGGCTCATGTTGGTCTTGGCGTTGGCGCCGTCGGCCGGGTTCGGCGTGTGGAAGTTGCCGGCGCTGCTTGGGTCGCCGCCCGGGCCGACGGTCAGCGGCTTGCCACCGACGGTGACGGTGCCCCACTGGGTGGTCGGGCTCAGCGCGTCGACGTCGTCGGCGTGGCGCGGGCCGCCCGGATAGCGGCTGAACTCGCGCGCATCGCCGAGGATCTCGTCTTCCTTGGTGCGCTCGGCGCCGACGCTGAACCAGCCGCGGTCGAAGGTCTTGCCGAAGGTGGCGCTGTAGGAGCGCTTCTGGCCGTCGCCTTCACCGTACTGGCCGACATAGACGCTGGCTTCGCCACCGTCGAAGTTCTTGCGGGTGATGATGTTGACCACGCCGGCGATGGCGTCCGAGCCGTAC contains:
- a CDS encoding TonB-dependent receptor, which produces MSLKTTPLRNAIVIALAASCTTPAFAQEAGDTPTNLDRIEITGSRIRQASVETAQPVVAINRADIEKKGYVNVADILQDVTAAGAPSLSRSSSLSSSRDFGGMYVSLRNLGPERSLVLIDGRRMGVSAGGYSDLASIPSAIVERVEVLTDGASALYGSDAIAGVVNIITRKNFDGGEASVYVGQYGEGDGQKRSYSATFGKTFDRGWFSVGAERTKEDEILGDAREFSRYPGGPRHADDVDALSPTTQWGTVTVGGKPLTVGPGGDPSSAGNFHTPNPADGANAKTNMSLLSGLERTSVFANGGFSITDNLRIVADALYSKRESTKHLAGYPYSVSAAQSRNGTRAALSKDSTFNKWGQDVLFSHRTEELPRGTENTLETKRASLGLEGSFETGSRYWDWNVSYMYNRNEGERVGTGSMYQPHVNLAVGPSFMDGGVARCGTPGAVIAGCVPWNPAAPMGYTGPGSLGNQDVQDYLFTRFVDKMRSTTKVASANISGSLFTLPAGDIMGAMGFEHRSEEASYTPDLMVQKGQIAGTTGQPTRGDYSLNEVYLEMQVPLLADMAFARELSLDLAGRYTDYNTFGSTTNSKFGLKWKPIDSLLVRATYGTGFRAPTVDDLYGGAVSSRDSFTDPCDTKFGIAASSPTVAARCQALNVPANFRQQTGSDGNLANRPGQQATSDFNSGSNPELKPETAKTWTVGLVYSPEFVQGLDVSLDWWKIRIDNAIVGESATDILNQCYVQGVDSACGRFTRSTAAATRGQVSALDRSLVNAGYRETAGYDIGVRYRLPETAYGKFAINWNTTYTDYLEQRNDSAATTPVEQRVGWAGDFRVRSTVNLDWQYGNLGIGWTARYYSGMKEACSYDLGGGPDCNMADFVSPYTDAQPSRKVGSNTFHDLQVRYSLPWDGTVSLGLNNVFDHQGPIMYSQPNSSFTYYGGFDIGRFMYMKYQQRF